Within Actinosynnema pretiosum, the genomic segment ATCTCGAACAGCGCGCGGGCGTAGGTGTCGGGCAGCGCGGCGGGGCTGTCCGGGAAGGTCACCGGGATCGCGGCCGAGCCGGACACGTGCAGGTTGAACAGCAGCGCCGCGCCGTCCGCGCTGACGTGCCGCTGGAGCGCCAGGGCGGCCTCCAGCGGGTCGCCGTCGGTGGACTCGCCGTCGGTCAGGTTGAGCACGATCGGCGGGAAACCCGCCGGGTGCCGGGCGACCCAGTCGGCGACGATCGCGTCGGCCTGCGCCAGCGCCCGGCACATCGGGGTGCCGCCGTTGGCGACCGGGTCGACCCAGACCGGGAACTTGACCTTGCTCTCGACCAGTCCGCCCGCGCCGTCCGGGAACTTCTTCACCCGGTCCTCGACGCGGGCCGGGCGGTCGGCGACCTGGCTGAGCGGGACCAGGTCGCGGCCGGACAGCGGGCCGGTGAAG encodes:
- a CDS encoding vWA domain-containing protein, with product MPYTAEISRATPACFVFLVDQSASMEDPIGGPARQRKADVVADALNRLLTELSVKCAKEEGVRDYFHIAVIGYGHTSVGSAFTGPLSGRDLVPLSQVADRPARVEDRVKKFPDGAGGLVESKVKFPVWVDPVANGGTPMCRALAQADAIVADWVARHPAGFPPIVLNLTDGESTDGDPLEAALALQRHVSADGAALLFNLHVSGSAAIPVTFPDSPAALPDTYARALFEMSSPLPQHMRFYALQQGIACTELSRGFAYNADITTVVQFLDIGTRATDLR